Below is a window of Arcobacter sp. LA11 DNA.
TTTACTTAAATCCTTTGATTCATAAAGGAGTGTTCCAGGGTTTACATAATCACCCTTTTTAACTGCTATATTAAAAATATAGTTACTCTTCTCAACTAGTTTTTTATTTTTTATACTATCTTTTAAGTTAGCTATTTTTACTAAAATATCTGCTTTTGTAGTTTCAAAAGTAATTACTTTTAATTTTTGATTATCTTTTTCAAAACCTGATTTTGAAGATACTTTTAAAAGTCTAGCATAATTTTTATCTTCTATTTTCATCATATTGTTAATAGCTTTTAATTTATTATTTGATTGTTGTAAATCAATTCTATCCACATATGAATCTATTTCTATAATTTTTGAATTATTAGCTTTATAACCTTCTATTTTATCATTTGTATAGATTACTTTACCATTTACTGAAGATTTAACCATATAACTATTAATAGGTTCTAATTTTGCATAAAACTCATAAGCAAAACTTGAACTCAAAAAAACTAACACTACTAATAAATATCTCATAATAACCTCTTAAATTTTTATCTCTTTTAAAACTTCAATAATCTCTTTCTTTAAAATTTTAAAATCTTTTTCACTTTCACATTGATATATTAATTCATCTAAAATAGTATTTGATTTTATATAAGGAATTAATAACTTCATTAATTCTTGTTTAGTACTTGTTTTCTTAACAAGTTTTATTAAAGGAATATCATCATTTCTTTTTTTAGATTTCAAAATCTTAACATAAGAATATAAACCAATTATTAATAATGTAACTATTATTCCTAAGATAAAAAAAGTAAGTTTTTCTTGAAAACTACTCTCTTTTTTTATAATAACTTCTTTTTTTGTTTCAATTTCTTTTTCAGCTTTTTCTAAAACTACTTTTTTCTCTTTAAAATCTTCTACTTCTATTTTATAAGATTTAGTTTTTTTCTCAACTATTTTCTTGTCTTTTTTATTAAAATATTTAAAACTTATACTAGGTATCTCTATTGACTTGTTTGGAACAATAGAATAAACTTTTGAATAAGTTCCTTCATAACCTTTTGAAGAATATTTAGTTTTTATCTCTGGCTTATTATCATAGATTGTTGCTTCATCAATATTTAATTTTATATCTTGAATATCATCAAAATTCCCAACTCCATTAATATCAACTTTAAAAGATATAGATTCACCTTGTTTAACTTTTGTTTTGTTTATATTAGTTTCAATATCAAATTCACCAATTAAATTTATATCTTTTGGTAACTCTTTAACATTTAACTTTAATTCATTTGAATAAACTTTTACTACTTTTGGAATTGCACTAAAAAATCCAAAAGTATTAGAAGAAGAGTTTGTATCAACTAATTGAACATCAACTCTTAAAGAATCAATAGTTAACTCTCCACTTTTTTGAGGGAAAAGCAAGAACTCTAGTTCTTGAACTATAAAGCCATTTTCTTCATAACGTCTATTACCATTTGTAATCTTTTTATACCAAAAGTTTTCAAAATGAGGTTGCTCAAAACCTAAATTGGTAATTTGAAGGCCTCTTCTATATTTAAATACTAGTTTTACTAATAAATCTTCACCAACATATAAAGATGTCTTTGAAGGCTTTAAACTTAAATCAAATTTTGAAGAAGTTGTTTTCGTAACTTTTTGTACAGTAACTCTTTTCTCATTTGATTTAACTTCTTTTCCATTTATCATAAATGTAAAACTAGGAATAGTAAAATCATCAGTAGGAGCTATTTTATAAGTTTTACTATACTTCTCATCATAATTACCATTGATAATTTGTAATGACCTTGAAGTACCCAAATCTTCAACCAAATATCTATCTATCTTTTCAATTTTTGGAAAATCAATTGAACTACCTATTGCCTCATATTTAAATATATAAGATTCTCCTTTTACAAAAGAATCTGGTGCTTGCATATTAAGATCTGCAAATAAATAAATATTAAAAAAAATACATATAAATAAAAATCTAACTTGTTTCATTAAAACTCTAACGTACCTTCAATTGCAAAATTTGCTTTTGAATCTAATTCTGCATGGGATAATACCGCAACCTGTAATCCAAACTTTTCATAGATTTCTGAAACTCTTTTTCTAAGTAATGGATCAACAACCATTGCAACTTTACTAAAACCTTTCGCTTCTACTTGCTCTAACAACTCTTTTGTTTTTGTAACTAAGTTATTGATTTCTGCAATAGAAAGCATAAGCTGTGAGACTCCATGTTGTTCTTGAAGTTTACCTATAAATTGTTGCTCAATTTCTGGTTTCATAGTAATAATATGTAAAGTGCCATCAGTATCTTTAAACCTATCAGTTATAAGTCTAAATAATTTACTTCTAACATGTTCAAGCAATATATCAGGTGCTTTTGTAAACTCTGCAATATCTGCAATTGCTTCAACAATTGTCAACATATCAACAATTGGTATTTTTTCATGAAGTAAATCTTTACATACTTTTAATAATGCCCCATAAGATGTAACTTTCATAGCTTCATCTACTACAATAGGGAAATCTTTTTTAAGACTATCAACAATATCAACAATATCTTGTCTAGTAATAATATCTTCAGCATGCTTTTTTATTACTTCAGAGATATGTGTAGAAATAATTGTAGGAGCATCTACAACAGTGAAACCTTTCATTAAAGCATCTTCTTTTTGTTCTTCATCAATCCAAGTTGCAGGAAGACTAAATACAGGTTCTTTTACATGAAGACCTTTTAGCTTCTCATTTCCTACACCACCCATTGCAAGCAGTTTATTTATTTCTACTCTACCTTTTACTAATGGAATTCTTTTTAAATAAAACTCATATTCATTTGGTGAAAGGCTTGTATTATCTGAAATTCTAATTTGAGGGATTACAAAACCAAGCTCCGTAGCTATTGTTTTTCTTATAGCTTTAATTTTATCTAAAAGTTCAGAATCACCTTGAACAAGCTGAAGAAGCCTAATTCCAAGTTTAAGTTCAAGAACTTCAAGTTTCATAATATTCTCCATAACTTGTTTTTCATCTGGAGCAGCAGCTTGTTTTTTCTTATCTTTCAATGTATCTATACTATCACTTGGATCAATAGCAGATTTTTGGATTTCTGGTTTAAGAAATCTAGTAACAGCATTATCTCTATTCTCTTCAACCATATAAACTGCATAACCAATTGCAACTAAAAATACTCCCATAATCATTAAAATACCTGTAGGAAAACCTGGAACTAATCCAAATAAAACTAAACCTAATCCCACTAAAATAAGAGACTTTGAATCTTTTACTAATTGTGCAACTGCATTATTTGCAAACTTCTCTTCATCCATATTTGAACGTGTAATAATAATAGCAGTAGCAGTTGATAATATAAGTGCTGGTATTTGAGCAACAAGTCCATCACCAATTGTTAAAATTGTATAAATTTCACCACTTTGGGCAACTGTCATATCATGTTGAAATAATCCAATTAAAAGTCCACCAACTAAATTTACAAGGGTTATAATAATACCAGCAA
It encodes the following:
- a CDS encoding BatD family protein, which encodes MKQVRFLFICIFFNIYLFADLNMQAPDSFVKGESYIFKYEAIGSSIDFPKIEKIDRYLVEDLGTSRSLQIINGNYDEKYSKTYKIAPTDDFTIPSFTFMINGKEVKSNEKRVTVQKVTKTTSSKFDLSLKPSKTSLYVGEDLLVKLVFKYRRGLQITNLGFEQPHFENFWYKKITNGNRRYEENGFIVQELEFLLFPQKSGELTIDSLRVDVQLVDTNSSSNTFGFFSAIPKVVKVYSNELKLNVKELPKDINLIGEFDIETNINKTKVKQGESISFKVDINGVGNFDDIQDIKLNIDEATIYDNKPEIKTKYSSKGYEGTYSKVYSIVPNKSIEIPSISFKYFNKKDKKIVEKKTKSYKIEVEDFKEKKVVLEKAEKEIETKKEVIIKKESSFQEKLTFFILGIIVTLLIIGLYSYVKILKSKKRNDDIPLIKLVKKTSTKQELMKLLIPYIKSNTILDELIYQCESEKDFKILKKEIIEVLKEIKI
- a CDS encoding HlyD family secretion protein is translated as MRYLLVVLVFLSSSFAYEFYAKLEPINSYMVKSSVNGKVIYTNDKIEGYKANNSKIIEIDSYVDRIDLQQSNNKLKAINNMMKIEDKNYARLLKVSSKSGFEKDNQKLKVITFETTKADILVKIANLKDSIKNKKLVEKSNYIFNIAVKKGDYVNPGTLLYESKDLSKGKLEIFIPISDVEKVKDKTIYLNDEKTDLKIDKIYNVADSKHISSYKAEIIIKNPKTFSRLVKIEFK
- the flhA gene encoding flagellar biosynthesis protein FlhA; the encoded protein is IIIPLPKGALDFFLIISLSLSLLILLISLYIQKPADLTTFPTIILVLALFRLSLNIATTRSILSEGHNGPDAVSSIISAFGDFVVGGNMVIGIIVFIILVLINFMVVTKGATRVAEVTARFTLDSMPGKQMAIDADLNAGFIDDKEAQVRRKELISEANFYGAMDGSSKFVKGDAVAGIIITLVNLVGGLLIGLFQHDMTVAQSGEIYTILTIGDGLVAQIPALILSTATAIIITRSNMDEEKFANNAVAQLVKDSKSLILVGLGLVLFGLVPGFPTGILMIMGVFLVAIGYAVYMVEENRDNAVTRFLKPEIQKSAIDPSDSIDTLKDKKKQAAAPDEKQVMENIMKLEVLELKLGIRLLQLVQGDSELLDKIKAIRKTIATELGFVIPQIRISDNTSLSPNEYEFYLKRIPLVKGRVEINKLLAMGGVGNEKLKGLHVKEPVFSLPATWIDEEQKEDALMKGFTVVDAPTIISTHISEVIKKHAEDIITRQDIVDIVDSLKKDFPIVVDEAMKVTSYGALLKVCKDLLHEKIPIVDMLTIVEAIADIAEFTKAPDILLEHVRSKLFRLITDRFKDTDGTLHIITMKPEIEQQFIGKLQEQHGVSQLMLSIAEINNLVTKTKELLEQVEAKGFSKVAMVVDPLLRKRVSEIYEKFGLQVAVLSHAELDSKANFAIEGTLEF